Proteins from a genomic interval of Candidatus Methylomirabilota bacterium:
- a CDS encoding NUDIX hydrolase: MTFAREYPDAPRVGVGAVILDGDRVLLVKRGQPPSQGKWSVPGGLVHLGERIEDALRREVMEECGVAVRLLGLCGVIDRVRLASINGSESERVHYHYVIIDYVAAIESGVPRAGSDAAEVRWVPIADLDRYDTTDGLAAMVHRAVIVGQGG, translated from the coding sequence ATGACCTTCGCGCGCGAGTACCCGGACGCCCCGCGCGTCGGCGTGGGCGCGGTCATCCTGGACGGTGACCGCGTGCTCCTGGTCAAGCGCGGGCAGCCGCCGTCTCAGGGCAAGTGGAGCGTCCCGGGCGGTCTGGTGCACCTGGGCGAGCGGATCGAGGACGCGCTGCGCCGCGAGGTCATGGAAGAATGCGGCGTGGCGGTGCGGCTGCTCGGCCTGTGCGGAGTCATCGACCGGGTGCGGCTGGCCTCGATCAACGGATCGGAGTCCGAGCGCGTGCACTACCACTACGTGATCATCGACTACGTGGCCGCCATCGAATCGGGCGTGCCGCGAGCTGGCAGTGACGCCGCGGAGGTACGCTGGGTACCTATCGCGGACCTGGACCGTTACGACACCACCGACGGGCTCGCGGCCATGGTGCACCGGGCCGTGATCGTCGGTCAGGGAGGCTGA
- a CDS encoding biotin/lipoate A/B protein ligase family protein: MAAPFRLLVTEPLDGALNMALDESLLRGRLAGATPPTLRFFAWQPPTISLGYGQPLDARIDEAAASSLGIGLVRRPTGGSAILHEGPDLELTYSVVAATGDFEGAGDLLQTYQWIGRALAAGINRIGAPVEMVPVQPSDPAAMPTFCFARTGSYELEIGGLKIVGSAQRRQGTGFLQHGSLMLGAAPDRLRRVFPTERDPLAGMTTLEAVLGRRPSFEESLAALADGFRAVHGLDLSPGGLSAEEMDRAEALVRDKYATLRWTRAGRAPVVATAIG, from the coding sequence ATGGCCGCTCCCTTCCGCCTCCTGGTGACCGAGCCGCTCGACGGGGCACTCAACATGGCCCTGGACGAATCGCTCCTCCGCGGCCGGCTCGCGGGCGCCACCCCGCCCACGCTGCGATTCTTCGCCTGGCAGCCCCCGACGATCTCGCTGGGCTACGGCCAGCCGCTCGACGCGCGCATCGACGAGGCCGCGGCCTCGTCGCTCGGTATCGGGCTCGTCCGCCGGCCGACCGGCGGCAGCGCGATCCTGCACGAGGGGCCCGACCTCGAGCTGACCTACAGCGTGGTGGCCGCGACCGGCGACTTCGAGGGCGCCGGCGACCTCCTGCAGACCTATCAGTGGATCGGCCGCGCGCTCGCCGCCGGCATCAACCGCATCGGGGCGCCCGTCGAGATGGTGCCGGTGCAGCCGTCGGATCCCGCTGCGATGCCCACGTTCTGCTTCGCCCGCACCGGGTCCTACGAGCTGGAGATCGGCGGGCTCAAGATCGTCGGCAGCGCCCAGCGCCGGCAGGGCACCGGCTTCCTCCAGCACGGCTCGCTGATGCTGGGGGCCGCGCCGGATCGGCTCCGCCGCGTGTTTCCCACCGAGCGCGATCCGCTGGCCGGCATGACCACGCTCGAGGCCGTGCTCGGTCGGCGGCCGTCGTTCGAGGAGAGCCTGGCCGCGCTGGCCGACGGATTCCGCGCGGTGCACGGCCTCGATCTCTCTCCGGGCGGCCTTTCCGCCGAGGAGATGGACCGGGCCGAGGCCCTCGTCCGTGACAAGTACGCCACCCTGCGATGGACGCGGGCCGGCCGCGCGCCGGTGGTGGCCACCGCGATCGGATGA